One Streptomyces coeruleorubidus DNA segment encodes these proteins:
- a CDS encoding putative protein N(5)-glutamine methyltransferase: protein MPSVSPVPPSSRDSVVVALRTAGCVFAEDEAELILATARTPAEAADMVERRVAGLPLELVVGWAEFRGLRITVAPGVFVPRRRTEFLVEQALARAPAASVVVDLCCGSGAVGAALAAGLGPVELHAADIDPAAVRCARGNVAAAGGHVHQGDLFEALPGDLRGRVGILAANVPYVPSDEIGLLPPEARAHEPLVALDGGTDGLDVLRRVAAEAPRWLAPGGCVLVETSRRQAPTALDTFERNGLTAHLAVSEELYAHVVIGVAP from the coding sequence ATGCCTTCCGTGTCTCCCGTTCCACCGTCCTCCCGTGACTCCGTCGTCGTCGCCCTGCGCACCGCTGGCTGCGTCTTCGCCGAGGACGAGGCCGAGTTGATCCTCGCCACCGCCCGCACCCCCGCCGAAGCCGCCGACATGGTCGAACGCCGCGTCGCGGGTCTGCCCCTCGAACTCGTCGTCGGCTGGGCCGAGTTCCGGGGCCTGCGCATCACCGTCGCCCCGGGCGTCTTCGTGCCGCGCCGCCGCACCGAGTTCCTGGTCGAGCAGGCCCTGGCCCGGGCGCCCGCCGCGAGCGTCGTCGTGGACCTGTGCTGCGGCTCGGGTGCCGTCGGCGCGGCGCTGGCCGCCGGACTCGGCCCCGTCGAACTGCACGCCGCCGACATCGACCCCGCCGCGGTGCGCTGTGCCCGGGGCAACGTCGCCGCCGCCGGCGGCCACGTCCACCAGGGCGACCTGTTCGAGGCACTGCCCGGCGACCTGCGGGGCCGCGTCGGCATCCTCGCGGCCAACGTGCCGTACGTGCCGAGCGACGAGATCGGCCTGCTGCCGCCGGAGGCCCGGGCACACGAGCCGCTGGTCGCCCTCGACGGTGGTACGGACGGCCTCGACGTCCTGCGCCGGGTCGCGGCCGAGGCGCCCCGCTGGCTCGCGCCCGGCGGCTGCGTCCTGGTGGAGACGAGCCGCCGGCAGGCACCGACCGCCCTCGACACCTTCGAGCGCAACGGCCTGACGGCACACCTGGCCGTCTCGGAGGAGCTGTACGCCCATGTGGTGATCGGCGTCGCACCGTAA
- a CDS encoding sulfite oxidase-like oxidoreductase, giving the protein MHITRGFTGRPRVDDPGLPPGQYDAGDDWPVLSAEVTPDLAPADWTFRVDGLVEEPRTWDWEDAHRLPPSAYEGAIHCVTSWSKFGVRFAGVSLDTFWDVVRPHGSATHAVAYSHTGYTTNLPLADLTGGRAWIAWEYDGRPLAPEHGGPARLLVPHLYFWKSAKWIAGLRVLDHDEPGFWERNGYHERGNPWEEQRYSGD; this is encoded by the coding sequence ATGCACATCACCCGAGGCTTCACCGGGCGCCCACGCGTGGACGACCCCGGTCTGCCGCCCGGCCAGTACGACGCGGGCGACGACTGGCCCGTGCTGTCCGCCGAGGTCACTCCCGATCTCGCGCCCGCCGACTGGACCTTCCGTGTCGACGGTCTGGTGGAGGAGCCCCGCACCTGGGACTGGGAGGATGCGCACCGGCTGCCGCCGTCGGCGTACGAAGGCGCCATCCACTGTGTGACGAGCTGGTCGAAGTTCGGGGTGCGGTTCGCGGGGGTGTCCCTGGACACGTTCTGGGATGTGGTCCGGCCCCATGGGTCGGCGACCCATGCCGTCGCCTACTCGCACACCGGCTACACCACGAACCTCCCGCTCGCCGACCTGACCGGCGGGCGCGCCTGGATCGCGTGGGAGTACGACGGCAGGCCGCTCGCCCCCGAGCACGGCGGTCCGGCGCGGCTGCTGGTGCCGCACCTGTACTTCTGGAAGAGCGCCAAATGGATTGCGGGCCTGCGGGTCCTCGACCACGACGAGCCGGGTTTCTGGGAGCGGAACGGCTATCACGAGCGGGGCAACCCCTGGGAGGAGCAGAGGTACTCCGGTGACTGA
- a CDS encoding ferredoxin reductase, translated as MTDTFVPPTRFAVPGRIAVSEQAASVWQTATLTGIRRETARAGTFRFAVPGWPGHLPGQHLMVRLTAEDGYVAQRHYSIASAPDDSGHVELTLDHVEGGEVSGWFHSVARPGDQVEVRGPVSGFFAWPGDRPALLIGAGSGVVPLMSMVRHHRARNLTVPLRLLVSARSPEELIYARELGAETTPVFTRSAPEGVPVGRMAAAHVAPLLAEQPSGGWEAYVCGSNSFAEHASRLLVTAGQPVDRIRIERFG; from the coding sequence GTGACTGACACGTTCGTGCCGCCCACGCGGTTCGCCGTGCCCGGGCGCATCGCCGTGAGCGAGCAGGCCGCATCCGTCTGGCAGACGGCCACGCTGACCGGGATCCGCCGCGAGACCGCGCGTGCCGGCACCTTCCGGTTCGCCGTGCCGGGCTGGCCGGGGCACCTGCCCGGCCAGCATCTGATGGTGCGGCTGACCGCCGAGGACGGTTATGTGGCCCAGCGCCACTACTCGATCGCGTCCGCGCCGGACGACTCCGGGCACGTCGAACTGACCCTGGACCACGTCGAGGGCGGCGAGGTCTCGGGCTGGTTCCACAGCGTCGCCCGGCCCGGCGACCAGGTCGAGGTGCGGGGCCCGGTGAGCGGCTTCTTCGCCTGGCCGGGCGACCGGCCCGCGCTGCTGATCGGCGCCGGCTCCGGCGTCGTGCCGCTGATGTCGATGGTCCGGCACCACCGGGCGCGGAATCTGACCGTGCCGCTGCGGCTGCTGGTGTCCGCGCGCAGCCCCGAGGAGCTCATCTATGCCCGGGAGTTGGGCGCCGAGACGACGCCCGTGTTCACCCGGAGCGCGCCGGAGGGTGTGCCGGTGGGACGTATGGCGGCCGCACATGTGGCGCCGCTCCTGGCCGAGCAGCCTTCCGGTGGGTGGGAGGCCTATGTGTGCGGCTCCAACTCCTTCGCCGAGCACGCCTCCCGGCTGCTCGTGACGGCCGGTCAGCCGGTGGACCGCATCCGGATCGAGCGGTTCGGCTGA
- a CDS encoding Rv1733c family protein, producing the protein MRTRVRGWRWRRSPLRRRSDVVEAWTVLVVAVLILVGAPVVGAAAAWWAHGEARSVSAEQQAERHRVRAEVVGRKGDSLPTVQAGGQHAYRATVRWTEPGEGTRTATARVPGGTRPGAVVDVWFDSRGRSVTPPVDGTGVWQHTLTIGTCAAGGVVLVVLLGHSVVRRVALRRRLAEWEREWALTEPEWTRRDA; encoded by the coding sequence ATGCGAACCCGGGTGCGCGGCTGGCGTTGGCGGCGCAGTCCGCTGCGGCGCCGGTCGGATGTCGTCGAGGCGTGGACGGTGCTGGTGGTCGCCGTCCTGATACTCGTGGGCGCGCCTGTGGTGGGGGCCGCCGCCGCCTGGTGGGCCCATGGCGAGGCGCGGTCGGTATCGGCGGAGCAACAGGCCGAGCGTCATCGCGTCCGTGCCGAGGTCGTCGGCAGGAAGGGCGACTCGCTGCCGACGGTGCAGGCCGGCGGGCAGCACGCGTACCGGGCCACGGTGCGCTGGACGGAACCGGGCGAGGGCACGCGCACCGCGACGGCACGGGTCCCCGGGGGCACCCGGCCGGGTGCGGTCGTGGACGTGTGGTTCGACTCCCGGGGGCGGAGCGTGACCCCGCCGGTGGACGGCACCGGGGTCTGGCAGCACACCCTCACCATCGGCACGTGCGCCGCGGGCGGTGTGGTGCTCGTGGTGCTCCTCGGCCACTCCGTCGTGCGCCGGGTCGCCCTGCGCCGCCGGCTGGCCGAGTGGGAGCGGGAGTGGGCCCTTACGGAGCCGGAGTGGACGCGGCGCGACGCGTGA
- a CDS encoding acetylxylan esterase — protein MALFDLPLDELREYRSASTEPEDFDAFWSKTLQEAREHDLDARFEPVDTGLSTVQVFDVTFAGFGGHPVKGWLTLPAGADGPLPLVVEFIGYGGGRGLPHEHLLWASTGRAHFVMDTRGQGSAWGAGGGTADPVGGAPAYPGFMTRGMDAPENYYYRRVFTDAVRAVEAARSHPLTDPTRTVAVGGSQGGGITIAVGGLIPDLAGIAPDVPFLCDYPRAATITDRHPYREIGLYLKTHRGRTEQALRTLSYFDGVHFAARGGAPALFSAALEDQTCPPSTVFAAFNAWSHEDKTIEVYDFNDHEGGGPFQEAAKLRWMRSYI, from the coding sequence ATGGCCCTGTTCGACCTTCCTCTCGACGAACTCCGCGAGTACCGCAGCGCGTCCACCGAGCCCGAGGACTTCGACGCGTTCTGGTCCAAGACGCTTCAGGAGGCCCGCGAGCACGACCTGGACGCCCGGTTCGAACCGGTCGACACGGGACTGTCCACTGTGCAGGTGTTCGACGTGACGTTCGCCGGGTTCGGCGGTCATCCGGTCAAGGGCTGGCTGACACTGCCGGCCGGGGCGGACGGCCCGCTGCCGCTGGTCGTGGAGTTCATCGGCTACGGCGGAGGACGCGGGCTGCCGCACGAGCATCTGCTGTGGGCGTCCACGGGCCGGGCGCACTTCGTGATGGACACCCGCGGGCAGGGCAGCGCCTGGGGCGCGGGCGGCGGCACTGCCGACCCGGTAGGCGGCGCGCCCGCGTACCCCGGTTTCATGACGCGGGGGATGGACGCGCCGGAGAACTACTACTACCGCCGGGTGTTCACGGACGCCGTGCGTGCCGTGGAGGCGGCCCGCTCGCACCCGCTCACCGACCCGACGCGCACGGTCGCTGTCGGCGGCAGCCAGGGCGGCGGCATCACGATCGCGGTGGGCGGTCTGATACCGGACCTGGCGGGCATCGCGCCGGACGTGCCGTTCCTGTGCGACTATCCGCGCGCGGCGACGATCACGGACCGTCACCCTTACCGGGAGATCGGCCTGTACCTCAAGACGCACCGCGGCCGCACCGAGCAGGCGCTGCGCACGCTCTCCTATTTCGACGGCGTCCACTTCGCCGCCCGCGGCGGGGCTCCCGCGCTGTTCTCGGCCGCCCTGGAGGACCAGACCTGCCCGCCCTCGACCGTCTTCGCGGCCTTCAACGCCTGGAGCCACGAGGACAAGACGATCGAGGTGTACGACTTCAACGACCACGAGGGCGGCGGCCCCTTCCAGGAGGCGGCCAAGCTGCGCTGGATGCGCTCGTACATCTGA
- a CDS encoding serine hydrolase domain-containing protein, translating to MSEHEAQVRGHCDARFTAVRRAFEENFRERGELGAAVAVTIGGRTVVDLWGGWADAAHTRPWEQDTLVNVWSTTKGPVALCAHILADRGLLDLDAPVAVYWPEFAAAGKEKVLVRHLLSHRAGLAGLREPHSLEQLCDWELTTQRLAATQPWWEPGTRSGYHALTYGHLVGEVVRRVSGLMPGAFLERDVTGPLGIDFRIGLPEKDSGRVAELVQPPVAASNEQAAVFAQLGPAAIAALTNPPVSAAAAGTPGWRAAEIPAANGHGTARAVAELYGLFAGRGSHGGHRVLSPEAAERVREGQGSCRDLVLGAGFEGETEAGLGLWLSGSNGSYGPNPRAFGHDGFGGSCGLADPEADVSLGYVMNRMGPHIANDPRKMALVDALYSAL from the coding sequence ATGTCAGAGCACGAGGCGCAGGTGCGCGGTCACTGCGACGCGCGTTTCACGGCGGTACGCAGGGCGTTCGAGGAGAACTTCCGGGAACGGGGCGAACTGGGTGCCGCGGTGGCCGTCACCATCGGCGGCAGGACGGTGGTGGACCTGTGGGGCGGCTGGGCCGACGCGGCACACACCCGGCCGTGGGAACAGGACACGCTGGTCAACGTGTGGTCCACGACCAAGGGGCCGGTGGCACTGTGTGCGCACATCCTCGCCGACCGGGGGCTGCTGGATCTGGACGCGCCGGTGGCCGTGTACTGGCCGGAGTTCGCCGCGGCGGGCAAGGAGAAGGTCCTCGTACGGCACCTGCTGTCCCACCGCGCCGGTCTGGCCGGGCTGCGCGAACCGCACTCGCTGGAGCAGCTCTGCGACTGGGAGCTGACCACACAGCGGCTCGCGGCGACGCAGCCCTGGTGGGAACCGGGAACCAGGTCCGGCTATCACGCGCTGACCTACGGCCATCTGGTCGGCGAGGTCGTCCGGCGGGTGTCGGGGCTGATGCCGGGGGCCTTCTTGGAGCGGGACGTGACCGGGCCGCTCGGCATCGACTTCCGCATCGGCCTGCCGGAGAAGGACTCCGGGCGGGTGGCCGAGCTGGTCCAGCCGCCGGTCGCGGCGAGCAATGAACAGGCCGCTGTCTTCGCCCAGTTGGGGCCCGCGGCGATCGCCGCGCTGACCAACCCCCCGGTGTCCGCCGCCGCGGCGGGCACGCCCGGGTGGCGGGCCGCCGAGATTCCCGCGGCGAACGGGCACGGCACCGCGCGTGCGGTAGCCGAGCTCTACGGCCTCTTCGCGGGGCGCGGTTCCCACGGAGGCCACCGCGTCCTGTCCCCCGAGGCGGCCGAGCGGGTGCGCGAGGGACAGGGCAGCTGCCGGGATCTGGTGCTGGGCGCCGGGTTCGAGGGCGAGACCGAGGCGGGGCTCGGGCTGTGGCTCAGCGGATCCAACGGCTCCTACGGGCCCAACCCGCGCGCTTTCGGTCATGACGGCTTCGGCGGCTCCTGCGGGCTCGCCGACCCGGAGGCGGACGTGTCGCTGGGGTACGTGATGAACCGTATGGGGCCTCATATCGCGA